Within the Clostridium scatologenes genome, the region ATCAAAGTTATCTCTATCTTCTTTTATATAAAACCCGTTTTTTTCACTAAGCAAAACATTTAATTCTTCTATAAAGCTCTCCTCTAAATCTTTAAATAAATATTTCATATGATTTTCTTCTCTATATGCTTTTAATTCCTCTATAATCTCTCCTAGGTCTTCTCTTTTGTATCCTAAAGGTTGCATAAAATGATAGTTTCCATCAAAGTCCTTCTTTTTTAGTATAAGAGCCTGCTTATGTATGGCGTACTGAACATCACAGGCATCTTTCCAAATATATAAACTTGTAAAGGAATATTCACAACTGAAAAATTTATATGGATAAATATATTTGTCTATAATCTCTTTGTCTTCTAAACATAATTTTTTAAATATCATAAATCAACCATCTTTCTATATTAATATTTATTTTTTTGAAGATGCCTTACACATCTTAATAAACAGGCAGCCGGACAGTATCTTATTATCTCTCAATACTAAGATACTATCCGACTACTAATCCTTAGCCTTTTTTTGCTAGTAAACTTTCTAATTATACACCTATAACTTCTTTAACTCCTATAACTTCCTTTTTTAGAGTTTGTTCTATAAGCATTTTTATAGTCATCATCGCTGAAGGACAATTTCCACAAGCACCTTTCATTCTTACTCTTACAATTCCATCTTTATTAACATCTACAAGTTCTACATCCCCACCATCTCTTTGAAGTATTGGGCGAATTCTATCTAAGGATTTCATTACTAATTCTTTCATATTTTTAATTTCTCCTTCTATATATAGTATACAAGGTACTAAGCCCCATTGTCATGGCTATGTCTATTTACGACATTTATCTATACTTGGAAAGATACCTCATCAGATACCTTTTGATTGAACATATGATCTATTCTAGGTAAGGAAATTCCTAAAGTTTCTTTAAGCACATCTTCTATAGTATCTACAGGTATAATTGTAAGTTGCGTCTTCACTTCTTCCGGCACGTCTTTAAGGTCAATTACATTGTCCTTTGGAATTAATACTTTTGTTATACCAGCTCTTTGGGCTCCTAATAATTTTTCCTTTAAACCACCTATTGGTAGTACTGCACCTCTTAAAGTTATTTCTCCTGTCATTGCAATTTTGGAATCCACCTTAATGCCTGTGACTAAGGAAGCAAGGGCAGTAAATAATGTAATACCCGCAGATGGACCATCCTTAGGAACCGACCCTGATGGAACATGAATGTGTAAATCTCTTTCCTTAAAATTAATTGAATTCATTGGTAATCTTGACTTTAATAAGCTTAAAGAGATTCTAGCTGATTCTTTCATCACATCGCCTAATTTACCAGTTAATGTAACTTGTCCATTTCCTAACATATCAGTTGCTTCAATAAAAAGTATTTCTCCTCCAACAGGAGTCCATGCAAGTCCAGTGACAACTCCTGGTGGATTATCTAGCTCGGCCTTATCATGCCTTGAAACTTGTCTTCCTAATAAGTCCTCTAATTCCTCTATTTTAACTTTATAAGGTAATTCTACTTTATTAGATACTATTTTCTCGGTGGTTACTCTTGCTATGGCAGCCAATTGCTTTTTTAGTCCCCTAACTCCAGCTTCTAAAGTGTAATCACTAATTATTTTTTGTAACACATCATCCTCAACAACTAATTGCTCCTGTGATAATCCATGCTCTTCAAAAACTTCCGGAACTAAATGATTTTTTGCAATATGGAACTTTTCATTTATTGTATAGCTGGAGATTTGAATGACTTCCATTCTATCCAATAATGGGCCTGGAATACTTTCAAG harbors:
- a CDS encoding NifU family protein, whose protein sequence is MKELVMKSLDRIRPILQRDGGDVELVDVNKDGIVRVRMKGACGNCPSAMMTIKMLIEQTLKKEVIGVKEVIGV